From the Rhizobium sp. ARZ01 genome, the window GAGTTACGGCGTCCTTGCGACTCGACCTTCGGGGTCGAATTTCAGACATCAGGAGCCGTCATGCCGCCCGTCACTGATCTCGTCGTCTTCGCCCTGGCACTTGCAGCCGCGGGCGTTGTTTCCGGCCTGCTGGCGGGCATCTTCGGCATTGGCGGCGGGGCGATCCTCGTTCCGGTTTTCTACCAGGTGTTCGGTTATCTCGATGTGCCTGAAGCAGTGCGGATGCACCTGTCGGTCGGCACCTCGATCGCCATCATCGTGCCGACGTCGCTGCGTTCGTTCACCGCCCACCGCAAGCGCGGTGCGGTCGACATGGACCTGCTCAAGGGCTGGATCGTCGCGCTGCCGCTGGGCGCGATTCTCGCCTCGGTGATTGCGGCGATGATCTCAAGTGTCGGGCTGCGGCTGATCTTCGTCGTTATTTCGCTTGGGGTTGCCGCACGCATGCTGTTCGACCAGCCGCACTGGCGGCTTGGAAAGGATCTGCCGCCCAATCCGTGGAAATGGATTGCCGGCGTCATCATCGGCACGCTGTCCGGCCTGATGGGCATCGGCGGCGGTGTGCTGAACAACACCTTCATGACGATGTACGGCCGGCCGATTCATCAGGCGGTGGCGACATCCTCCGGCGTCGGCGTGCTGATCTCGATCCCTGGCATCTTCGGCTACATCTGGGCCGGGTGGGGCGACCCCGGTCTGCCGCCGCTTTCGACCGGATTCATCAACTGGATTGCCGTGGCCCTGATCATCCCGAT encodes:
- a CDS encoding sulfite exporter TauE/SafE family protein — its product is MPPVTDLVVFALALAAAGVVSGLLAGIFGIGGGAILVPVFYQVFGYLDVPEAVRMHLSVGTSIAIIVPTSLRSFTAHRKRGAVDMDLLKGWIVALPLGAILASVIAAMISSVGLRLIFVVISLGVAARMLFDQPHWRLGKDLPPNPWKWIAGVIIGTLSGLMGIGGGVLNNTFMTMYGRPIHQAVATSSGVGVLISIPGIFGYIWAGWGDPGLPPLSTGFINWIAVALIIPIALVVTPYGVKMAHAMSKRHLEMGFGIFLLFVGARFLYSIYA